One window from the genome of Pieris napi chromosome 12, ilPieNapi1.2, whole genome shotgun sequence encodes:
- the LOC125054815 gene encoding serine/threonine-protein kinase D1 has translation MEDEVTFLFQLGVLRDAVSAPAHRLTLAHLKELAVKFVHDKIPDNGLNRLSDRILLFRHDYCSPNVLQLVNSSTDVTDETLVEIVLTANPTICDGGTEQPVSRPHALAVHSYKAPTFCDFCGEMLFGLVRQGLKCEGCGLNYHKRCAVKVPSNCKTPVVGAAAAGTSRRQSGAPRSPSRTSAHSHASQDDSLVGTASKRSTNTWPTSSLGIPHTFQVHSYTRPTVCRLCKKLLRGLFKQGLQCRDCHYNAHRKCLPFVPKDCGGEIRDLHGEFQDSCSTSSEVSDGTRAQLDEESDDGDVNNGEHDEPVQLRNSETDPEEEPQRDTSPSRPSSASSSPSANIPLMRIVQSVKHTKKREGQWLKQGWLVHFTNKDATVRRHYWRMDSKCITLFSSETGTKYYKEIPLHDILAIQTARHPHSEVMHCFELRTANVDYLVGAEEAGGSAPESGLGAYLARSWETAIRHALLPLNVHVPRSGEGQSGGGSQRGGGRLEMSQLYQIHPDEVLGSGQFGIVYAGLHRDTLRPVAIKVIDKLRFPTKQEAQLKNEVAILQNLSHPGVVNLERMFETPERIFVVMERLKGDMLEMILSHERARLPERITKFVVAQILVALKHLHEKNIVHCDLKPENVLLSSDEQFPQVKLCDFGFARIIGEKCFRRSVVGTPAYLAPEVLRNAGYNRSLDMWSVGVIVYVSLSGTFPFNEDEDINEQIQNAAFMYPPTPWREISPEAVDLINNLLQVKQRKRLSVDKCAAHAWLQTREAWQDLRALERRVGARYLTHPSDDQRYQAH, from the exons ATGGAGGACGAGGTGACGTTCCTCTTTCAGCTGGGTGTGCTGCGGGACGCGGTGTCGGCGCCTGCGCATCGGCTCACGCTCGCACACCTTAAGGAGCTCGCTGTCAAGTTTGTACACGATAAG ATCCCAGACAACGGACTTAATAGGCTATCAGATCGCATTCTACTGTTCCGCCACGACTACTGTTCGCCCAACGTGCTGCAGCTCGTCAATTCGTCTACCGATGTCACGGACGAGACCCTGGTCGAGATCGTTCTCACAGCAAACC CAACCATATGCGACGGCGGTACGGAGCAGCCGGTGTCGCGGCCGCACGCGTTGGCCGTGCACTCGTACAAGGCGCCGACGTTCTGCGACTTTTGTGGGGAGATGCTGTTTGGCTTGGTGCGGCAGGGGCTAAAATGCGAag GGTGCGGTCTAAACTACCACAAGCGATGCGCAGTGAAAGTACCGTCAAATTGCAAGACACCCGTCGTGGGCGCAGCCGCCGCGGGTACTTCCCGTCGTCAGTCGGGGGCGCCCCGCAGTCCGTCACGGACGTCTGCGCACAGCCACGCGTCGCAGGACGACTCCCTG GTGGGAACCGCGAGCAAGCGATCGACGAACACGTGGCCGACGAGTTCGCTGGGCATCCCTCACACTTTCCAAGTGCACTCTTACACCAGACCGACCGTGTGTCGTCTCTGCAAGAAGCTGTTGCGCGGCCTTTTCAAGCAAGGCCTTCAGTGCAGGGACTGTCACTACAACGCCCACAGGAAATGTCTGCCGTTCGTGCCCAAGGACTGCGGCGGAGAGATACGGGATTTACACG GGGAGTTCCAAGACAGCTGCAGCACGAGCAGTGAAGTATCGGACGGGACTCGAGCGCAACTCGACGAGGAGTCTGACGACGGAGACGTGAACAACGGTGAACACGATGAG CCCGTTCAACTACGCAACAGTGAAACGGACCCCGAAGAAGAACCTCAACGCGATACGTCACCGAGTCGACCCAGCAG TGCTTCGTCGTCTCCGAGTGCCAACATCCCTCTGATGCGAATAGTGCAGTCCGTGAAGCACACCAAGAAGAGAGAGGGCCAGTGGCTGAAGCAGGGCTGGCTGGTGCACTTCACCAACAAGGACGCCACC GTCCGTCGGCACTACTGGCGCATGGACAGCAAGTGCATCACGCTGTTCTCTTCCGAGACCGGAACCAAGTACTACAAGGAGATTCCTCTGCACGACATTCTCGCCATCCAGACCGCCCGGCACCCGCACTCCG AGGTGATGCACTGCTTCGAGCTGCGGACCGCCAACGTGGACTACCTGGTGGGAGCGGAGGAGGCCGGCGGCTCCGCGCCGGAGTCGGGGCTGGGGGCCTATCTCGCCCGCTCCTGGGAGACCGCCATCCGCCACGCCCTGCTGCCGCTCAATGTGCACGTCCCGCGGTCCG GCGAAGGTCAAAGCGGCGGAGGCTCTCAGCGCGGAGGGGGTCGCCTGGAAATGTCGCAGCTGTACCAGATCCACCCCGACGAGGTGCTGGGTTCGGGGCAGTTCGGAATCGTCTACGCCGGCCTACATCGCGATACGCTCAGACCCGTCGCTATCAAG GTGATAGACAAACTCCGCTTCCCGACCAAACAGGAGGCCCAGCTGAAGAACGAAGTGGCCATCCTGCAGAACCTGTCCCACCCGGGGGTGGTCAACCTGGAGAGGATGTTCGAGACCCCCGAACGCATCTTCGTGGTGATGGAGCGGCTGAAGGGAGATATGTTGGAGATGATTCTGTCCCACGAGCGAGCTCGATTACCGGAGAGGATCACCAAGTTTGTGGTCGCACAG ATCCTGGTGGCGCTCAAGCACCTCCACGAGAAGAACATAGTCCACTGCGACCTGAAGCCCGAGAACGTGCTGCTGTCTTCGGACGAGCAGTTCCCGCAGGTGAAGCTCTGCGACTTCGGCTTCGCTCGCATCATCGGGGAGAAGTGCTTCCGCCGGTCCGTGGTCGGCACTCCGGCCTACCTCG CCCCCGAAGTGCTGCGCAACGCGGGCTACAACCGCTCGCTGGACATGTGGTCGGTGGGCGTCATCGTCTACGTGTCGCTGTCAGGCACCTTCCCCTTCAACGAGGACGAGGACATCAACGAGCAGATCCAGAACGCGGCCTTCATGTACCCGCCCACGCCCTGGAGGGAGATCTCGCCTGAAG CCGTCGACCTGATCAACAATCTGCTGCAAGTGAAGCAGCGCAAGCGCCTGTCCGTGGACAAGTGCGCGGCCCACGCCTGGCTGCAGACCCGCGAGGCCTGGCAGGACCTCAGGGCCCTCGAGCGGAGGGTCGGAGCGCGCTACCTGACGCACCCCAGCGACGACCAGCGCTACCAGGCGCACTGA
- the LOC125054822 gene encoding zinc finger protein 266-like isoform X1: protein MQVASTSKVNLDDHDDFTYLCRICAVKTHNIIPLFGKDGDDQHLIEKINKYLPIKVCNDDLLPAGVCEQCSNAVLAWHELVECCLQADASFQNRLALSQKHGLSQPTPGISSNPDTALNENGIKLKKEIMFLTLVNNVLTDYLKSNQMDDNEWVFVCQKCPKQPSFVNVSTLTKHLTLNHSQNLHNRELLEQFITTNITFNTILLTDSELAELDTEIKSSNFTKDVVCLYCSSSFSSTKRLIFHLSKHIDIGQNGDIVCCEENYDDTKLFEQHLRDRHAKQIPAHVCKSCGFSANDQLHLRQHIDAEHKEAQRKEHKPSSISDTSQRSIPAVCPDCNKTYSNKYNMFIHMETHRKREEFPCSKCDKTYLNKGSLNKHTELVHEGKLPYPCSVCGESFPTRRARHVHFLLHTGETPHRCPRCGKAFRSKNSLRGHIEAHLDIRRYECSHCSKRFRKSTHLKNHLNTHKKKN from the exons CAAGTACTTCTAAAGTCAACCTTGATG ATCATGATGATTTTACTTATTTGTGTCGAATATGTGCTGTCAAGACACATAATATTATACCACTGTTTGGGAAAGATGGTGATGATCAACACttgattgaaaaaattaacaagTACCTACCAATCAAG GTATGCAATGATGATTTATTGCCAGCGGGAGTATGTGAGCAGTGTTCGAATGCTGTGTTAGCCTGGCATGAGCTTGTCGAGTGCTGTCTCCAAGCAGATGCTTCATTTCAAAATAGACTTGCTCTGTCACAAAAACATGGATTATCACAGCCAACACCC GGTATATCGTCTAACCCAGATACAGCACTCAatgaaaatggaataaa ATTGAAAAAGGAGATTATGTTTCTCACATTGGTAAATAATGTTCTAactgattatttaaaaagcaatCAGATGGATGATAATGAATGGGTTTTTGTCTGTCAAAAATGTCCTAAGCAACCCAGCTTTGTCAATGTGTCCACTCTGACCAAACATTTAACTTTGAACCACAGTCAAAATCTTCACAACAGAGAACTGCTCGAACAGTTTATCACTacaaacataacatttaatacAATTCTCCTCACTGATTCTGAACTTGCTGAACTTGACACAGAGATAAAATCCTCAAACTTTACGAAAGACGTTGTTTGCTTATACTGCTCCAGCTCGTTCTCGTCCACAAAAAGACTGATTTTCCATTTAAGCAAACACATAGATATAGGACAAAACGGCGACATAGTATGTTGCGAAGAGAACTATGATGATACTAAACTGTTTGAACAACATTTACGGGATCGGCACGCGAAGCAAATTCCGGCTCACGTTTGCAAGTCCTGCGGGTTCTCGGCGAACGACCAGTTGCATCTACGACAACACATTGATGCTGAACACAAGGAAGCACAGAGAAAAGAGCATAAACCATCTTCAATAAGTGATACGAGTCAAAGATCAATTCCAGCAGTTTGTCCGGATTGTAACAAGACCTATTCTAACAAATACAACATGTTCATTCACATGGAAACACATCGAAAGCGCGAGGAGTTCCCTTGCAGCAAGTGCGACAAGACCTATCTGAATAAGGGGAGTCTAAACAAGCACACGGAGTTAGTGCACGAAGGCAAGCTACCCTACCCCTGTTCAGTCTGCGGCGAGAGTTTTCCCACTCGACGCGCACGCCACGTCCACTTCCTGTTGCACACCGGAGAGACACCCCACCGATGCCCCCGCTGCGGCAAAGCCTTCCGCTCCAAGAACTCGTTGCGAGGCCACATCGAGGCGCACTTAGATATAAGGAGATACGAATGCTCTCATTGTTCTAAGAGATTCAGAAAGAGCACTCATCTGAAAAATCACTTGAACACCCAcaagaagaaaaattaa
- the LOC125054822 gene encoding zinc finger protein 62 homolog isoform X2 — protein MQVASTSKVNLDDHDDFTYLCRICAVKTHNIIPLFGKDGDDQHLIEKINKYLPIKVCNDDLLPAGVCEQCSNAVLAWHELVECCLQADASFQNRLALSQKHGLSQPTPGISSNPDTALNENGIKWTDSNYVNEEFIQSNFQYNNEIPFRISPTNDCISDNDDEPLSRVAAANHTTSSYETFYAALVKFRNHYVKQHKQSSLEFTESSTEEEIEELGDVEYDDLSKSNMRRDRMDDRTRIELNEVQSKINGKVYYTCKVCEKNLSSAHTYLFHKNIHTGERPCVCHVCGKTFRAPSGLQRHLKETHERVKRYVCALCAKTFVNSQNLRQHMRIHTGERPYVCAQCGKRFTQSGSLHVHLKTHSDLFPFNCTECGAQFRLRSGLSKHKLKHTGERPHVCVNCGKGFRQKHELNSHSLTHSNAKPFACTLCGAAFRQRRALRHHCKRLHESRETANTAYAQVPY, from the exons CAAGTACTTCTAAAGTCAACCTTGATG ATCATGATGATTTTACTTATTTGTGTCGAATATGTGCTGTCAAGACACATAATATTATACCACTGTTTGGGAAAGATGGTGATGATCAACACttgattgaaaaaattaacaagTACCTACCAATCAAG GTATGCAATGATGATTTATTGCCAGCGGGAGTATGTGAGCAGTGTTCGAATGCTGTGTTAGCCTGGCATGAGCTTGTCGAGTGCTGTCTCCAAGCAGATGCTTCATTTCAAAATAGACTTGCTCTGTCACAAAAACATGGATTATCACAGCCAACACCC GGTATATCGTCTAACCCAGATACAGCACTCAatgaaaatggaataaa ATGGACCGACAGTAATTACGTTAATGAAGAATTCATACAAAGTAATTTTCAATATAACAATGAAATCCCGTTTCGAATATCGCCGACAAACGATTGCATCTCCGATAATGACGACGAACCTCTATCTCGCGTCGCCGCCGCCAATCACACGACGTCATCGTACGAAACATTTTACGCGGCTCTAGTCAAGTTTAGAAATCATTACGTTAAACAACACAAGCAGAGTTCTCTCGAATTTACAGAATCCAGCACGGAAGAGGAGATAGAAGAGTTAGGTGATGTCGAATATGACGATTTGAGTAAGAGTAATATGCGCAGAGACAGAATGGACGATCGGACGAGAATAGAGTTGAACGAGGTGCAGTCAAAGATAAACGGCAAGGTATATTACACTTGCAAGGTTTGCGAAAAGAACTTGAGTTCTGCTCATACGTATTTATTTCACAAGAATATTCACACCGGAGAACGGCCGTGCGTGTGCCACGTGTGCGGAAAGACTTTTCGGGCGCCGAGTGGCCTTCAGCGCCATCTAAAGGAAACTCACGAGAGAGTCAAACGATACGTTTGCGCACTTTGTGCTAAAACGTTTGTTAACTCTCAGAATTTACGGCAGCACATGCGCATACACACCGGGGAACGGCCGTATGTGTGTGCCCAATGCGGGAAAAGGTtcacgcagagcggttcgctTCACGTGCATTTAAAGACTCATAGCGATCTATTTCCGTTTAACTGTACGGAATGCGGTGCTCAGTTTCGTTTACGATCTGGTCTGTCGAAGCACAAACTCAAACACACGGGTGAACGACCGCACGTGTGCGTCAATTGTGGGAAAGGTTTTCGTCAGAAACACGAGCTGAACAGTCACTCGCTCACTCACAGTAATGCTAAACCTTTCGCTTGCACGCTCTGTGGAGCGGCTTTCCGTCAGCGGAGAGCTCTTAGGCATCATTGCAAACGACTACATGAGTCGAGAGAAACTGCTAACACTGCGTACGCCCAGGTTCCATATTGA
- the LOC125054822 gene encoding uncharacterized protein LOC125054822 isoform X3, with product MQVASTSKVNLDDHDDFTYLCRICAVKTHNIIPLFGKDGDDQHLIEKINKYLPIKVCNDDLLPAGVCEQCSNAVLAWHELVECCLQADASFQNRLALSQKHGLSQPTPGISSNPDTALNENGIKLKKEIMFLTLMDRQ from the exons CAAGTACTTCTAAAGTCAACCTTGATG ATCATGATGATTTTACTTATTTGTGTCGAATATGTGCTGTCAAGACACATAATATTATACCACTGTTTGGGAAAGATGGTGATGATCAACACttgattgaaaaaattaacaagTACCTACCAATCAAG GTATGCAATGATGATTTATTGCCAGCGGGAGTATGTGAGCAGTGTTCGAATGCTGTGTTAGCCTGGCATGAGCTTGTCGAGTGCTGTCTCCAAGCAGATGCTTCATTTCAAAATAGACTTGCTCTGTCACAAAAACATGGATTATCACAGCCAACACCC GGTATATCGTCTAACCCAGATACAGCACTCAatgaaaatggaataaa ATTGAAAAAGGAGATTATGTTTCTCACATTG ATGGACCGACAGTAA
- the LOC125054822 gene encoding uncharacterized protein LOC125054822 isoform X5 yields the protein MQVASTSKVNLDDHDDFTYLCRICAVKTHNIIPLFGKDGDDQHLIEKINKYLPIKVCNDDLLPAGVCEQCSNAVLAWHELVECCLQADASFQNRLALSQKHGLSQPTPGISSNPDTALNENGIKLKKEIMFLTLH from the exons CAAGTACTTCTAAAGTCAACCTTGATG ATCATGATGATTTTACTTATTTGTGTCGAATATGTGCTGTCAAGACACATAATATTATACCACTGTTTGGGAAAGATGGTGATGATCAACACttgattgaaaaaattaacaagTACCTACCAATCAAG GTATGCAATGATGATTTATTGCCAGCGGGAGTATGTGAGCAGTGTTCGAATGCTGTGTTAGCCTGGCATGAGCTTGTCGAGTGCTGTCTCCAAGCAGATGCTTCATTTCAAAATAGACTTGCTCTGTCACAAAAACATGGATTATCACAGCCAACACCC GGTATATCGTCTAACCCAGATACAGCACTCAatgaaaatggaataaa ATTGAAAAAGGAGATTATGTTTCTCACATTG CATTAA
- the LOC125054824 gene encoding uncharacterized protein LOC125054824, whose protein sequence is MFIVALLIAGVSAEWVEISQNNYRQEPPRLKENVDLDSKDLTYVNQSLNQWKRGSINKISHIGNVRRVPYASVKTPSVKPNFESLESRPVVWKGSRTKITPHSLEDSERKEHRVHLKGDNQNSIKIKINSYINRPVESQVKNSAHKVNDLRSPDRVDINAETGGFQRVSIEEVFQSSSNRNDILSSEDPSVKMTKDDKKQKPLTDKPVTEDWMNTSVSADNKMERVWEAVKLVADTISKKTHRGFKSKVRYLEDLKDTITASIEGHIDRLWPDDEDSGRSRRSTESRGHVEVPSSEGALMTISFLTFAVFLIKLVLQVIHAYKQKGMMVTPAVLAAVGRTSGSLMKNLS, encoded by the exons ATGTTCATAGTAGCATTATTGATTGCTGGAGTTAGCGCGGAATGGGTTGAGATTTCGCAGAACAATTACAGACAGGAACCACCGAGATTAAAAGAAAACGTTGATCTTGACTCCAAAGACTTAACCTATGTAAATCAATCTCTTAACCAGTGGAAAAGAGGATCcatcaataaaatatcacataTCGGTAATGTAAGAAGAGTACCGTACGCCAGCGTCAAGACACCATCTGTGAAGCCTAATTTCGAGAGTTTGGAGAGTCGGCCTGTTGTGTGGAAAGGTTCTCGAACCAAAATCACGCCACATTCTCTTGAAGACAGTGAACGTAAAGAACATCGAGTTCATTTAAAGGGTGATAAtcaaaatagtataaaaattaaaattaactctTATATCAACCGTCCTGTCGAATCTCAAGTTAAGAACAGTGCACACAAAGTAAACGATCTGAGATCGCCAGATAGAGTTGACATAAATGCTGAAACTGGAGGCTTTCAAAGGGTTTCTATTGAGGAAGTATTCCAAAGTTCATCAAATAGAAATGACATTTTGTCTTCTGAAGATCCCAGTGTTAAGATGACTAAAGACGATAAAAAACAGAAACCCTTAACAGATAAACCTGTTACAGAAGATTGGATGAATACATCTGTGAGTGCAGATAATAAAATGGAGAGAGTATGGGAAGCTGTTAAGCTTGTTGCTGATACAATATCGAAAAAGACCCATCGAGGTTTCAAAAGCAAAGTTCGTTATCTTGAAGATTTAAAAGACACAATAACTGCTAGCATTG aaggGCATATTGATCGCCTGTGGCCAGACGATGAAGACTCTGGGCGATCTCGTCGTTCCACGGAATCCCGGGGCCATGTCGAGGTCCCGTCCTCTGAGGGGGCCCTCATGACCATCTCTTTCCTGACCTTTGCCGTGTTTCTCATCAAATTAGTTTTG CAAGTTATCCACGCCTATAAGCAGAAAGGAATGATGGTAACTCCAGCAGTTCTGGCCGCTGTCGGGCGCACTTCGGGATCATTGATGAAAAATCTAAGCTAA
- the LOC125054825 gene encoding transmembrane protein 179 has protein sequence MAITNVLLLSQIAGYVIGLILSLCVMVPMGMHRDEFSGNCLLFSRGTWQEEDGQLLVMWASRGYCNYVIAVGCLMFIVCLVQIYRLSQLVCKGLDSSFLSAFIEAVGCVLFCGLAISAAVIVTLGFMTWCQNIVERFPSCEDATGQDIDKKDNISTHGFYIELGTAQFGAWALFALWVGLAVFSTLKVCRYHQLQNIQVSMYRERQRLVNETHGRSTPPIDSLN, from the exons ATGGCTataacaaatgttttattactgAGTCAAATAGCAGGCTATGTTATAGGGCTTATATTATCCCTTTGTGTAATGGTGCCGATGGGCATGCACCGAGATGAATTCAG TGGAAACTGCCTTTTATTCTCTCGCGGCACTTGGCAGGAAGAAGATGGACAGTTGTTAGTCATGTGGGCCTCACGTGGGTACTGTAACTATGTCATTGCTGTTGGCTGTCTGATGTTCATAGTTTGCTTAGTACAAATCTACAG GTTATCACAACTGGTATGTAAAGGACTAGACAGTTCATTCCTGTCAGCATTTATTGAGGCTGTTGGTTGCGTGTTGTTCTGTGGATTGGCAATAAGTGCAGCCGTTATTGTGACTCTTGGTTTTATGACTTGGTGTCAGAATATTGTTGAACGATTTCCCAG TTGTGAAGATGCCACAGGTCAAGACATAGACAAGAAGGATAATATCTCAACACATGGATTCTACATTGAACTTGGCACTGCACAA TTTGGTGCTTGGGCTCTATTCGCTCTGTGGGTGGGTCTGGCTGTGTTCAGCACTCTGAAGGTGTGCCGATATCACCAGCTACAGAACATTCAGGTGTCGATGTACCGGGAGAGGCAACGGCTCGTCAACGAAACACACGGCCGATCAACCCCGCCCATTGACTCTCTCAACTAA
- the LOC125054826 gene encoding zinc finger protein 37-like, with amino-acid sequence MKEQFVHNDTDHANWIHYSKHNTSDKKQPLDYNTRNNSIDGSSHNRVVPEFSIQTIDNSIEDTNNRAETKNIQNSPNSPTSTGAEASYDALSSSTDKVIDRFEQNEFSDHSDTESFARLSESVFEAIEDTRDSIIDKPTDELRVIEKSKKSKRTRTCPICGKIYTASSSYFYHMKHFHRQSKEHSCDVCGKKFGTRGDLQQHGAVHTEECKYACRSCDKKFRSRASWYIHEQIHEGIKNYKCSTCEKCFRWRTHLQRHTLRHAAEKKHECATCGRGFSVHCDLLRHARTHAVGSFECEECRVKFAQIRYLKAHMRKKHSVTSTSDIG; translated from the coding sequence ATGAAAGAACAATTCGTGCACAATGATACAGATCACGCTAACTGGATACACTATTCCAAACATAACACGTCAGACAAAAAACAACCATTAGATTATAATACGAGAAATAATAGCATAGACGGAAGTAGCCATAATCGCGTAGTGCCTGAATTTTCAATACAAACCATTGACAATTCAATTGAAGACACCAATAATAGGGCGGAAacgaaaaatatacaaaatagtcCAAACTCCCCAACCTCTACTGGCGCCGAAGCGTCATATGATGCGTTGTCATCGAGTACAGACAAGGTAATCGACCGCTTCGAACAAAATGAATTTTCGGATCATAGCGACACGGAGTCGTTCGCTCGCCTGTCCGAATCTGTGTTCGAAGCGATTGAGGATACGCGAGACAGTATTATTGACAAACCGACCGATGAGCTTAGAGTCatagaaaaatcaaaaaaatcaaagcGGACGAGAACGTGTCCCATTTGTGGAAAAATATATACGGCTTCGTCGAGTTACTTTTACCACATGAAACATTTTCACCGGCAGAGTAAAGAGCACAGTTGTGACGTTTGCGGAAAGAAATTCGGGACCCGCGGAGATCTCCAGCAGCACGGCGCCGTTCATACCGAGGAGTGTAAATACGCGTGTCGATCTTGCGATAAGAAATTTCGTTCGCGAGCGAGTTGGTACATTCACGAACAAATTCACGAGGGCATCAAAAACTACAAATGCTCCACTTGTGAGAAATGTTTCCGGTGGCGGACGCACTTACAGCGGCATACGTTGCGTCACGCCGCCGAAAAGAAACATGAATGTGCCACGTGCGGACGGGGCTTTTCGGTTCACTGTGACCTCTTACGCCACGCGCGGACGCACGCCGTCGGCAGCTTTGAGTGCGAGGAGTGCCGTGTGAAGTTCGCGCAAATCAGGTACTTAAAAGCGCACATGAGAAAGAAACACAGCGTGACTTCGACGAGCGATATCGGTTAA
- the LOC125054822 gene encoding uncharacterized protein LOC125054822 isoform X4 — MQVASTSKVNLDDHDDFTYLCRICAVKTHNIIPLFGKDGDDQHLIEKINKYLPIKVCNDDLLPAGVCEQCSNAVLAWHELVECCLQADASFQNRLALSQKHGLSQPTPGISSNPDTALNENGIKLKKEIMFLTLV, encoded by the exons CAAGTACTTCTAAAGTCAACCTTGATG ATCATGATGATTTTACTTATTTGTGTCGAATATGTGCTGTCAAGACACATAATATTATACCACTGTTTGGGAAAGATGGTGATGATCAACACttgattgaaaaaattaacaagTACCTACCAATCAAG GTATGCAATGATGATTTATTGCCAGCGGGAGTATGTGAGCAGTGTTCGAATGCTGTGTTAGCCTGGCATGAGCTTGTCGAGTGCTGTCTCCAAGCAGATGCTTCATTTCAAAATAGACTTGCTCTGTCACAAAAACATGGATTATCACAGCCAACACCC GGTATATCGTCTAACCCAGATACAGCACTCAatgaaaatggaataaa ATTGAAAAAGGAGATTATGTTTCTCACATTG GTCTGA